The following are from one region of the Nymphaea colorata isolate Beijing-Zhang1983 chromosome 7, ASM883128v2, whole genome shotgun sequence genome:
- the LOC116257551 gene encoding pentatricopeptide repeat-containing protein At1g10270-like, which produces MYRVLLRSLATAAAASGRHPSPSRLLPAVLSRHFAFSSAEEAAAERRRRKRRLRIEPPLHALRRTPAPPSPDALRLPDSTSALVGNRLNLHNRIQTMIRSDRLDEAVSTLRSSMFSNCRPTVFTCNAVMGALLRARRLDEVLTIFQFFTRSGVIPNVVSYNILINSHCDAGRVDAALDVYRTILADAPFSPSPVTYRHLTKGLIDAERVPDALALLREMLARGHGADSLVYNNLIAAYFDLDNIPKALELLEELRERCLVYDGVVHATIMDRYFKRGMEKEAMESYKSLLDKQFNMRETTCNSLLEVLCKYGRMEEAMDLFDSMLLAHKPPNFIGMNVESYNIMVNAYCDRGEFAEGMAILRKKGPKPCVLDVSVYNNLMKRLWAQGMVSEVEELLSEMPDRGANPDAATLELLLDGHLAADRVDDAVRCFGKVVDSGLKSGAGVCKKFIEELMKRSMLAEAEQVFAKMATGEVKPDSETYATMLKTYLEMEGKLEEGWKMLEEMVKNGVLISPAVREMATEVFKREGRSEELERLLQESANQQNGSANSGSHGKTNASYLFGNAVPRPYGNLNANPGSYGMNANKQNGTANAGPYGNVNAPYMNGNAVPRPYGNVNANPAPHVYTNADQQNVSANPGPYGSGNASHMNGSTAPRPYGSVTSPVNPYGNASAYPTGYGTPNGNVNPGSYGNSNGSTNPSSYGDSSRNANPSSYGGSSRYANTSPYGSSNVNSDGNINPSPYGNSSGYANTSLYGSLNVNSNGNTSGSPYEDSTKYANPSPYGGLNVNSDRNTHPSSHGYSYENSSANGNPSLYGNLNANLGTYGDTRANANPPPYTYGDTRENANPSPYTYGRANANPPPYTYGDTRANANPPPYTYGDTRANANPSLYTYGDTRATANPPPYVNPVANTNPYGSTHATANYNMNKHANTGGGSPLPSSYSADMEEPKFAHEEQ; this is translated from the coding sequence atgtACCGTGTGCTCCTCCGCTCCCTAGCCACGGCGGCCGCCGCCTCCGGCCGCCACCCATCTCCCTCTCGACTCCTGCCAGCAGTTCTCTCCCGCCACTTTGCCTTCTCTTCAGCCGAGGAGGCTGCGGCGGAGCGACGACGCCGGAAGAGACGGCTACGGATAGAGCCCCCTCTCCATGCCCTTCGCCGCACCCCTGCACCCCCCTCCCCCGACGCCCTCCGCCTTCCGGACTCCACCTCCGCCCTCGTGGGCAACCGCCTTAACCTCCACAATCGCATCCAGACGATGATCCGGTCCGACCGCCTTGACGAGGCCGTCTCTACCCTCCGGTCCTCCATGTTCTCCAATTGCCGGCCGACCGTGTTCACCTGCAACGCCGTGATGGGTGCGCTCCTCCGAGCCCGACGCCTCGATGAGGTGCTTACGATCTTCCAGTTCTTCACCCGTTCTGGCGTCATCCCGAACGTCGTCTCCTACAATATACTGATCAACTCCCACTGCGATGCCGGCCGCGTCGACGCCGCCCTCGATGTCTACCGCACCATCCTCGCGGACGCCCCGTTCAGTCCCTCCCCCGTCACTTATCGCCACCTCACCAAGGGCCTTATCGACGCTGAACGGGTCCCCGATGCCCTCGCCCTCCTCCGGGAGATGCTGGCCCGCGGCCATGGCGCTGATTCCCTCGTCTACAACAACCTGATTGCCGCCTATTTCGATCTCGACAACATCCCCAAGGCGCTCGAACTCCTTGAGGAGCTCCGCGAGCGCTGTCTTGTTTATGACGGGGTCGTTCACGCCACCATCATGGATCGCTACTTCAAGCGGGGGATGGAGAAGGAGGCCATGGAGTCGTACAAGTCCTTGTTGGATAAGCAGTTCAACATGAGAGAGACCACCTGCAATTCGCTTCTCGAGGTGCTGTGCAAGTATGGCAGGATGGAGGAGGCGATGGATCTGTTCGACTCCATGCTTCTCGCACACAAACCCCCGAATTTTATAGGGATGAACGTGGAGTCCTATAACATCATGGTGAACGCTTATTGCGACCGTGGGGAATTTGCCGAGGGGATGGCGATACTGAGGAAGAAGGGGCCGAAGCCTTGTGTTCTTGATGTTTCGGTATACAACAATCTCATGAAGCGGCTGTGGGCACAGGGGATGGTTTCTGAGGTGGAAGAGCTCTTGAGTGAGATGCCCGACAGAGGCGCAAACCCAGATGCAGCTACGCTCGAACTGTTGCTCGATGGGCACCTCGCAGCTGATCGGGTGGATGACGCAGTACGTTGTTTCGGGAAGGTGGTTGATTCAGGCTTGAAGTCAGGAGCTGGTGTTTGCAAAAAATTTATTGAGGAATTGATGAAGCGGTCTATGTTGGCGGAGGCAGAGCAAGTTTTTGCGAAAATGGCAACTGGAGAAGTGAAACCAGACTCAGAAACGTACGCAACTATGTTGAAGACATACTTGGAGATGGAAGGGAAATTGGAAGAAGGATGGAAAATGCTGGAAGAGATGGTGAAAAATGGAGTCTTGATCAGCCCTGCTGTGCGGGAGATGGCCACAGAAGTTTTTAAGAGGGAAGGAAGAAGCGAAGAGTTAGAAAGGCTACTTCAGGAAAGTGCAAATCAGCAGAATGGAAGTGCAAATTCTGGCTCTCATGGAAAGACAAATGCTTCATATTTGTTTGGGAACGCAGTTCCAAGGCCATATGGAAATCTGAATGCAAATCCAGGTTCATATGGGATGAATGCAAATAAGCAGAATGGGACCGCAAATGCAGGGCCTTATGGAAATGTGAATGCTCCATACATGAATGGCAATGCAGTTCCGAGGCCATACGGGAATGTAAATGCAAATCCAGCTCCACACGTGTATACAAATGCAGATCAACAGAATGTGAGTGCAAATCCAGGTCCATATGGAAGTGGGAATGCTTCACACATGAACGGTAGTACAGCTCCCAGACCCTATGGGAGCGTGACTTCCCCTGTTAATCCTTATGGAAATGCAAGTGCATATCCAACTGGATATGGGACTCCAAATGGTAATGTGAATCCGGGTTCATATGGGAATTCCAATGGAAGCACAAACCCAAGCTCATATGGGGATTCAAGCAGGAATGCAAATCCAAGCTCGTATGGAGGTTCAAGTAGATATGCAAATACAAGCCCTTATGGAAGTTCAAACGTGAATTCAGACGGGAACATCAACCCAAGTCCGTATGGAAATTCAAGTGGATATGCAAATACAAGCCTCTATGGGAGTTTGAACGTGAATTCAAACGGCAACACAAGTGGAAGTCCATATGAAGATTCAACTAAATATGCAAATCCAAGCCCATATGGGGGTTTGAACGTGAATTCAGACAGAAACACACATCCAAGTTCGCATGGCTACTCGTATGAAAATTCAAGTGCAAATGGAAATCCAAGTTTATATGGGAATCTGAATGCAAATCTAGGTACATATGGGGATACAAGAGCAAATGCGAATCCCCCTCCGTATACATATGGGGATACAAGAGAAAATGCAAATCCCTCTCCGTATACATATGGGAGAGCAAATGCAAATCCCCCTCCATATACATATGGGGATACAAGAGCAAATGCAAATCCCCCTCCATATACATATGGGGATACAAGAGCAAATGCAAATCCCTCTCTGTATACATATGGGGATACTAGAGCCACTGCAAATCCCCCTCCATATGTGAATCCTGTGGCAAATACAAATCCATATGGGAGTACACATGCAACTGCAAATTATAACATGAACAAACATGCAAATACAGGTGGTGGTTCTCCTTTGCCTTCATCTTATTCAGCTGATATGGAAGAACCTAAATTTGCACATGAAGAACAG